The segment GTGTGCGTCGGCGGCATCCGGATGTCCACGATCGCCAGATCCGGCCGGTGCGACCGGACCAGGGCCAGCAACTCCGTGGCGTCGCCCGCCTGCCCGACCACCGTATGTCCGGACCGCTCCACCAGACCGGCCAGTCCTTCGCGCAACAGGACGTCGTCCTCGGCCAGTACCACCCGTAATTCTGCCATGGTCGGCATTATCGACTACCCCTCCGCCCCTTGGGGCCGCGGCCTCAGCGCATCCCCCAGCGGTGCGGCCGCGCCGGTGGCGCCTCCTTGCCGGGCGGGCGGCCGTGCCCGCTGAAGGCTCTCAGCGGGGTAACGGTGTCCGCCCGGCTCGGAGGTCAGGTGCCGGAGGTGAGTTCGGTGATGGCGGCGCGGGTTTCGTCGGCCTGGTGCCGGATGCGTTCCTGGACGTGGGCGGGGACGTCCTGCTCGCGGAAGTGCGTGGTCAGGGTGTTCAGGGTCTGTTCGGCGCGTTCGAGGTCGCCCGCCTTGGCGTGGACGGTGGCGAGGCGGCGCATGGCCGCGTTGAGGGTGAGGTTGTCCAGGCCGGTGTCCTGGTCGGTACGGGAGACGGTGACCGCTTCGGTGAGCTGTTCGACGGCGGTCTTGGTGTCGGGTTGGCGGATCTGGAGGCGGCCGTCGCCGATGGTCTGGAAGTGGCGTCCGGCGTTGGCGCCCCGCGCGAGGCGGGCGTAAGCGGCGAGCGGGTGGTCGCCGTGGCGTGCGATCAGCTCCTGGAGGGCGTCGTTCCCGGCGGTGAGGTGGGGTGCGTCGGAGCCGAGGAAGGCCAGCAGGGTGCCCTGGTCGTCGCCGGTGAGGAACTCCCCGACCTCCTGATCGGCGCGGTCGAGCGGGGTACGGACCCGGATGGTGCGGGTGGGCGAGACGGTACGGGCGCCGTCGAGGCCGGTGTGGACGGCGGTGACCTGGTAGGTGCCGGGTTCGGCGAAGTACAGTCCGTCGCTGCCGTAGCCGAGATAGGCGGTCTCGTAGACGGCCGGATTCGCCTCGGTGAGGGTGACGGTCCGCTCCTGGGAGCCGTGTCCCGTGCAGGTGCGGGCAATGGGGCGGAAGGCCCGGGTCCGGCCGTACGGATCGGTGATCACGATCGTGGTGCGCTCACCCTTCGGGCCGATCGCCCCGGCCACGGCCACATCCCCGCGCACCCCGGTGCGGGAGAGCTTCAGCTCGGCCATGACCGGCTCGCCGTAGCCGAAGAACTGCTTCCCGCCGAGCGAGAGGGCCAGACCCGGATCCTCACCTGAGCCCGGCAGGGTGAACGCCTGTGCGGTGACGCCGAGGTCGAGTGCGGCGTTGGTGATGGCGTTGTCGCCGCCGGGGACGATGTGGCGGTGGAAGCCGTGGCGCAGATGGCGCAGTTCGTTGTCGCTGAAGCGGTACGGGAAGTCCTGCCAGTAGTGCTGTCCGCCCGCCCGGCCGGCGCCGTTGTTGTAGAGCGCCGGGTAGTTCATCCAGGACAGGTCGCCGAAGCCGTTGTTCGGCCCGAGCGGGGCGGGCGGGACGGCCAGATTCTTCTCCCAGGAGTGGAGCATGTTGAAGACATGCCCGAGCTCGTGGACGTAGGTGAACAACTCCATCGCGTCACCGATCGAGTTGTAGTCCCGCAGGGCGTTGTAGAAGATCGCCACACCCTGGCGCTGCCTGCCGGTCTGGTCGAACATGATGCCGGCGACACTGTCGTGGTACGAGTGGTAGGTGCCGAGGAAGGCCCAGATCTTCCACTGCTCGGCGTCCCGGTGAAGGCTGAAGTTGGCCTCCATCGCGGCATGCAGCTCGGCCTCCGACCACTTCAGATCGACGCCCGAGGTGTCGGCTACGACATTGGCCCGGCCCGCGTTCTTCAGCTCGATACCGGCCTCGGCGTAGACGGAGGCGAGGGTCAGGACCCGGTTGCGGTAGCCGCGCGGCACATTGCCCACGGCGGTGTTGTAGCTCTGGAAGACCTGGGTGCCCGCCATGGCATCGGTTTCCAGCTCGACCGACCGCAGCGCCGGACCCACATAGGAGCAGGTCAGTTGGAGTGACGGGGTGTTGTCGCGGGTCAGCAGGGCGAAGTGGGCCGTGGGCATGGGGCTGTTCACGGCGACGCGAGGCAGCTGAAGAACGACCTGTGTCCACGGTGAGTTGTTCGCCCAGGACAGGCCCAGGCTGTCGACCATGAGGTGGTTGCGGCTCGACAGGGCGATGATCTCGGTGGTGGTGCGGAAGGAGTCGGTCCAGGTGTCGCCGGTGAAGAGGTCGCCGCTGATGACGCCCAGGGACCGCTCGCCCTCCAGGTCGACCCGCACCTCGACCCGCTGGTTGCCGATGGTGCCCGTCCAGCGGCCGGTGACCGGGCGGTAGGCCGTGCGGTAGTGCTCGGGGAGCGCGGCCAGTCCCGGCACCCCGAGCCGGTCCAGCGCGCCGGAGGCCAGGACCCCGGTCTTCCAGTTCAGCAGGACGCCCTGGGCGCCCTTGATCAGCAGACTCTGCCGGGTCCCGTCCGCCGCCGGTTTGTACGGCGCCACATGGTCCAGCCCGGAGCGGAACTCCTCCGGCAGCGCGGCCCAGCCCGCGCACCCCGAGTCGTCCGGGCCATCGGTGATCAGCGCCTCGCGCACCACACCGGTGGACCAGTTCAGGGTAAGAACCCGCCCGCCCTTGAAGAAGTACGTCTGTGGCGAGCCGTCCGCCGCGTTGGGCGCCTGGAACAGGACGTCGATCTCGGCGCGGTATTCGGCCGGGAGCGCCGTGCCCCAGTTCGCCAGCGTCGTCCACCGCCCCTCGCTCAGGACCCGCCCGCCCTGCTCCCAGTCGTACCAGGCGTAACTGTCGCCCCAGAAGAAGAGGCTCTGCTGCGACTCCCCCGGCCGGGACAGCAGCAGAGCGCCCAGGGCGAGACCCCGCTTCTGGAAGTTGAACAACTGGGGTGCCAACCCGGTGAGGTAATCCGAGCCGATCCGCTGCTGCTCGTTGATCAGGGCACCCTCCATGCCCTGCGAGAACAGCAGCCGCCACTCACTGCCCGCAGGGGCCGCCAGCACCCAGCTGAAACCCGTCGCCTTGTAACGCATGAACCCCATGACCCGTACTCCCCTCAGAGAAGATGAAGCCCGCGGAACCGGCCGATCGATGCGCACCGCTCACTTCCCGCATCACCCGAAGGCGAGGAGAGACCGGTCGCCGGCCTCGGCCTTCGCGGGTTGTCCCGGTGCGGGTGGGGTAACTGTGAATCTTCATGACCTTCCGGGCCGCGGAAGCTCATGGCCCATCCACTCTCGGACAGCCGTTTCCCCTGAGGTGAGCAAACGCCGTGCGGGGAGGAACAGCCGCTGCCCGGAGAGCGGGTAAAGAAACGGTCATGCCGAGCCGGGCCCAGTCGACCACATCTCGCTGTCACCGAAAATCGAACAGACAACCCATCGCGGTCGCGCAGAGACGGAATGGCGCATACCCCCCTGATGCGGGTACGCCCGCGCTCTTGCGGTCTCGACATGGCCCGCCGCCCCCGGCGGGAAGGGGAACGATCGCCCCCACCCTCCGTACACGGCTTCAGCAGCCCGAACGGCGAGCCGCCCCGGAGGCACGCCCCATGCCCACCGCGGTGCGGAACTCCGCGACGAGCAGTCCGCCGCCCGGTTCACGCGGAGGGGAACTCCTGCCTCGCTCCCCAGAACGACCGGAACCCTACCCGGGGGACACAGGTGCGTCCGGACCCCAACGCGTGGCGCACGGCGGCCGGATAGCGTGGCCGGTTCGCCGTTCTGTACGTCGTGGCCCCGTGGTCCCTACGGTGGAGCCGGTTCACCGAGTCCCGGGCAGCCCGATCCGTACACAGTCGGGGCTGTGCGGACGAACTGCGCCGAAGGGAGAAGCGGTATGCCGACGATCCGTGACCGTGAGACGAGATTCACCATCCCCGACGGGGAGGTT is part of the Streptomyces qinzhouensis genome and harbors:
- a CDS encoding tetratricopeptide repeat protein, which codes for MGFMRYKATGFSWVLAAPAGSEWRLLFSQGMEGALINEQQRIGSDYLTGLAPQLFNFQKRGLALGALLLSRPGESQQSLFFWGDSYAWYDWEQGGRVLSEGRWTTLANWGTALPAEYRAEIDVLFQAPNAADGSPQTYFFKGGRVLTLNWSTGVVREALITDGPDDSGCAGWAALPEEFRSGLDHVAPYKPAADGTRQSLLIKGAQGVLLNWKTGVLASGALDRLGVPGLAALPEHYRTAYRPVTGRWTGTIGNQRVEVRVDLEGERSLGVISGDLFTGDTWTDSFRTTTEIIALSSRNHLMVDSLGLSWANNSPWTQVVLQLPRVAVNSPMPTAHFALLTRDNTPSLQLTCSYVGPALRSVELETDAMAGTQVFQSYNTAVGNVPRGYRNRVLTLASVYAEAGIELKNAGRANVVADTSGVDLKWSEAELHAAMEANFSLHRDAEQWKIWAFLGTYHSYHDSVAGIMFDQTGRQRQGVAIFYNALRDYNSIGDAMELFTYVHELGHVFNMLHSWEKNLAVPPAPLGPNNGFGDLSWMNYPALYNNGAGRAGGQHYWQDFPYRFSDNELRHLRHGFHRHIVPGGDNAITNAALDLGVTAQAFTLPGSGEDPGLALSLGGKQFFGYGEPVMAELKLSRTGVRGDVAVAGAIGPKGERTTIVITDPYGRTRAFRPIARTCTGHGSQERTVTLTEANPAVYETAYLGYGSDGLYFAEPGTYQVTAVHTGLDGARTVSPTRTIRVRTPLDRADQEVGEFLTGDDQGTLLAFLGSDAPHLTAGNDALQELIARHGDHPLAAYARLARGANAGRHFQTIGDGRLQIRQPDTKTAVEQLTEAVTVSRTDQDTGLDNLTLNAAMRRLATVHAKAGDLERAEQTLNTLTTHFREQDVPAHVQERIRHQADETRAAITELTSGT